The following is a genomic window from Mycolicibacterium sp. TY81.
GCGCCCAGCGAGTTCATCGGCACCATCATGGAGCTCTGTCAGTCCCGCCGCGGTGAACTGCAGGGCATGGACTACCTGTCCCCGGAGCGCGTCGAGCTGCGCTACACCATGCCGCTCGGCGAGATCATCTTCGACTTCTTCGACTCGCTGAAGTCCCGCACGCGCGGCTACGCGTCGCTGGATTACGAAGAGGCCGGCGAGCAGGAAGCCGATCTGGTGAAGGTCGACATCCTGCTGCAGGGCGAGGCCGTCGACGCGTTCAGTGCCATCGTGCACAAGGATTCGGCGTCGGCGTACGGCAACAAGATGACGACCAAGCTCAAGGAGCTGATCCCGCGTCAGCAGTTCGAGGTCCCGGTGCAGGCCGCGATCGGCTCGAGAATCATTGCGCGCGAGAACATCCGGGCCATCCGCAAGGACGTGCTCTCCAAGTGCTACGGCGGTGACATCACCCGTAAGCGCAAGCTGCTCGAGAAGCAGAAGGAGGGCAAGAAGCGCATGAAAACCATTGGCCGGGTTGAGGTTCCGCAGGAGGCCTTCGTGGCCGCGCTGTCGACCGACGCGGCGAGCGACAAGCCCAAGAAGTAGGGATTTGTGCACGATTTTCCGCGGTCACCGCGGAAAATCGTGCACAAATCGCCTCTGACGCCTGCGGATTTGTTCCCATCGCATCGTTCTGAGCGCAAACCTGGGTGCCGGGCGCCTCGAGTCGTAGCTTGCACGGTGTGTCGAAAGAACTTCACCTTCTAGCGTTCGGCAACACTCGATCCGCCGGACCGTGGCGGCACCCCGATGCAGACAACAGCACCGCGGGTGTGCGGCGCCGCCTCATCAAACACGCGCAGACGGCGGAAGCGGGCACCTTCGACGCACTGTTCTTCGCCGACGGGCTGAACTACGGGCCGCCGGCCACCTGGGCCTACAAGATTCCCGAGGATTTCGAACCGCTCACCGCGACGGCCGCGCTGTCGTCGGTGACCGACCACATCGGTCTGGTGGTCACCGGCTCGGCGACGCTGCAGCATCCTTTCCACCTGGCGCGGCAGCTGCTTTCGCTCGATCACCTCAGCGGCGGGCGAGCCGGATGGAATCTGGTGACCAGTTTCGCTCGCGCGGCGGCGGACAATTTCAGCGCGCGGGGCGTCGTCGATCACGACGAGCGCTACGCGATCGCCGAAGAGGCGCTCGACGTGGTCCGCAAACTCTGGGACGGGTGGGGCGAGGACACGATCATCGAGGACCGGGCCGCCGGAGTCTTCCACGATGTCAACACGATTCGTACGGCAAACCATCACGGCAAGTACTTCGATGTGACGGGCCCGCTGGGTGCGTCGCGCTCCGCGCAGGGCCAGCCGGTGATCTTCCAGGCCGGAGCGTCGACCACCGGTAGGACTTTCGCCGCCCAGCACGCCGAGGTCATCTTCACCAGCCACGGCAATCGCGAACGGGCACAAGAGTTCTATCGGCAAATCCACCAGGAGGCCCGGCGTCTCGGCCGCGCCACACCGCCGCTGATCACCCCGTCGTTCCGCTACGTCATCGGCTCGACCGAGGACGAGGCGCGCCGCGCCGAACGGGACGAGTACGAGTACTTCAGCCCCGAATATCAGGCGGCCTGGCTGCTCGAGGTGGAGGTCGACGTCGTCGGCGCCGATCTCGACGGACCCGTGCCCGACTCGGCATTTCCCGAATCCACGCAGACGCACCAGACCGCGCTGGCCGGATATCGCGCGCTGGCCGCGGAAAGCCCGACCGTGCGGGACTTCCTGTATCGCACCGTCAACGGCTGGGGCGCCGGCGTCGTCGGCACCCCGGAACGCATAGCCGACGAACTCGAGGAGTGGTTCACCCAAGGCGCCGCAGACGGTTTCGTCCTTCGCGACTCCGGATTGCCCGGCCAGGCCGAGTTGTTCGTCGATCAGGTGGTTCCGGTGCTGCGCAAGCGCGGCCTGTTCCGCCACGAATACGCGGGCACGACGTTGCGATCGCATCTCGGGCTGGAGGTCCCCGCTCGCGCCTCGTCTTTCGCTGAGCCAGGTGCCCGATGACGGAGCCCTTCGTCCTCGCCGGTTTCACCATGTCGACGGTGTCGCACGGCAACTTCGGCATGTGGCGTCACCCGCAGGACCAGACCTCCCGGTACACCGACCTCCGGTACTGGGTGGAACTCGCGCAGCTCTTGGAGGCCGGCGGCTTCGATCTGCTCTTCATCGCCGACGCGGTCGGCCAGCTCGACGTCTTCGGTGGCAGCGCGCAGGCGGCGCTCACCGGCGCGGTGCAGACACCGGTCACCGACCCGCTGCTCGCCGTCTCCGCGATGGCGGCCGCCACCGAGCATCTCGGCTTCGGCATCACGGTGTCCACCACGTACGAGAGTCCATATCTGCTGGCGCGCAAGTTCAGTACGCTCGACCACCTCACCGGTGGGCGGATCGGGTGGAACATCGTCACGTCGCTGCTGGACAGCGCCGCCCGCAACATCATCGCGCGCGACCGGCAGATTCCGCACGATGAGCGGTACGCGATGGCGCAAGAGTTCCTCGAAGTCACCTACAAGCTGTGGGAAGGGTCCTGGGAACCCGACGCGGTACTGCGCGACCGCGACCGTGGCGTCTACACCGACGCCGACAAGGTGCACCCCATCGGGCATCACGGCCGCTACTTCAGCGTGCCGGGTGCGCATCTGGTCGAACCGTCCCCGCAACGCACTCCCGTGTTGTTCCAGGCCGGAACATCGACGGCGGGAAGGGAATTCGCGGCGCGCAATGCCGAATTGGTGTTCGCCAGCGATCCCCGTCCGGAGGTGTTGCGCGCCAACATCGCCGACATCCGGCGTCGCGCAGTGCAATACGGGCGGCGTCCGGACGCCATCAAGTTTCTGACCTCGGTCGAGATCGTCACCGACAGCACCGATGCCGCCGCACAGGCGAAGGCCGACGAACTGGCGCGTTACCACGATCTCGAAGCCGGTCTGGTGCTGTTGTCGGCGCTGTCGGGTGTCGACTGGTCCGGCTACGGGGTGGACCGGCCGATCGAACAGTTCGACACCGACGCGAGCCGGTCGATCCTGGCCGCCGTGGCCGATCCCGATGCGCGCCAGCGTCTTACGTTGCGTGACTATGCCGGTGGGCTCGGCGGCTTCGGGGGCGCGTTGTTCGTCGGCTCCGGCCGCACCGTCGCCGACGACCTGGAAAGTTACGCGGAGCGCGCGGGCGTCGACGGCTTCAACATCTCGTATCACATCACACCGGGCAGCTTCGTCGATGTCGCCGAACACCTGATCCCCGAGCTGCGCCGGCGCGGGCGAGCGCGGGAGGCCGGTTCTTCGGAGACGTTGCGACAGCGAATTTTCGGCGGCGCGTCTGCACTGCTGCCCGACGATCATCCCGGTACCGCGTTCCGGCATCAAAGAATCGCGTCGATTTGATCGCTGCCGTATCGACCGTGACTGGAGGAAAGTGAATATCACGGTAATAGATCGGTAAATACCTGTGCGGCAAAGCATTACGCGATACGCAGGGTGGAAAGGCAGGCAACGTGTCCGCACCGAATCGCGTG
Proteins encoded in this region:
- a CDS encoding LLM class flavin-dependent oxidoreductase; the encoded protein is MTEPFVLAGFTMSTVSHGNFGMWRHPQDQTSRYTDLRYWVELAQLLEAGGFDLLFIADAVGQLDVFGGSAQAALTGAVQTPVTDPLLAVSAMAAATEHLGFGITVSTTYESPYLLARKFSTLDHLTGGRIGWNIVTSLLDSAARNIIARDRQIPHDERYAMAQEFLEVTYKLWEGSWEPDAVLRDRDRGVYTDADKVHPIGHHGRYFSVPGAHLVEPSPQRTPVLFQAGTSTAGREFAARNAELVFASDPRPEVLRANIADIRRRAVQYGRRPDAIKFLTSVEIVTDSTDAAAQAKADELARYHDLEAGLVLLSALSGVDWSGYGVDRPIEQFDTDASRSILAAVADPDARQRLTLRDYAGGLGGFGGALFVGSGRTVADDLESYAERAGVDGFNISYHITPGSFVDVAEHLIPELRRRGRAREAGSSETLRQRIFGGASALLPDDHPGTAFRHQRIASI
- a CDS encoding NtaA/DmoA family FMN-dependent monooxygenase (This protein belongs to a clade of FMN-dependent monooxygenases, within a broader family of flavin-dependent oxidoreductases, the luciferase-like monooxygenase (LMM) family, some of whose members use coenzyme F420 rather than FMN.), coding for MSKELHLLAFGNTRSAGPWRHPDADNSTAGVRRRLIKHAQTAEAGTFDALFFADGLNYGPPATWAYKIPEDFEPLTATAALSSVTDHIGLVVTGSATLQHPFHLARQLLSLDHLSGGRAGWNLVTSFARAAADNFSARGVVDHDERYAIAEEALDVVRKLWDGWGEDTIIEDRAAGVFHDVNTIRTANHHGKYFDVTGPLGASRSAQGQPVIFQAGASTTGRTFAAQHAEVIFTSHGNRERAQEFYRQIHQEARRLGRATPPLITPSFRYVIGSTEDEARRAERDEYEYFSPEYQAAWLLEVEVDVVGADLDGPVPDSAFPESTQTHQTALAGYRALAAESPTVRDFLYRTVNGWGAGVVGTPERIADELEEWFTQGAADGFVLRDSGLPGQAELFVDQVVPVLRKRGLFRHEYAGTTLRSHLGLEVPARASSFAEPGAR